The following is a genomic window from Patagioenas fasciata isolate bPatFas1 chromosome 1, bPatFas1.hap1, whole genome shotgun sequence.
aagaggaagagGATGGTACTGAAGAACATCGTCATCCAAGACCCATGGTCCTCTCGAAACATTTTCAGACGGAGCAACTGACCTGTGGTATGAATATTATGAGAAAGCATATTTAGTCAGTAAATACACATTTACATGATAACAGAACCAAAATAGAGTACTAAAGCATATTTTTTCTTATATCAAATTATTCCACTATGTGTGGGGAGGGCAGATTTAGCATCATGCAGCCATATTACCTTTCTGTAGTTCAGCATGAACAGGTATTATTCTTACAAAATTACATGGCTGCTTCCcacaaactgaagaaaaactgGTTTGGGCTCTCACAATCAGAATCACTGAGGTGGAGGTCTGAAGGAGTCCACATCAAGTCTGTGGTACCTGATCAAAATGTGGCTGTGGTTTTACATACACTACATGTGATTCTGTATGCTGGTTAAGCAGCTTCTGATGTTTCCCTGTTTCAGTCATTAAAATCTCTACCCACTCTACTTCCATGCTGGCACAGCAAGATGAGCAGACATGCACAAATGAACAAGAGTGGGGAGCTGACCCatctagaagaaaataaaatttacatttttgtttttttctttcatttgaattAGTTACATCAACCTACTGACCTTGAAGCTCAATGAACAGTAGTGCTGCACAATTGTGCAAAAATGGGAAGGGGTGATGAACTGAAAAGGCAACTGCTTGAACCATCCAATTTTCTAGACAATAGATGGTCTACCTTTTTCCAAAAAGAATTTTTCTTTGCTAAAACTAGGTGGTTTTTTAAACATGTTCTTCAATTGCTTGAGGTATTGAAAATCTCACCAGTGCAAGAGATGGGAATTTGCTTTTGCAAGGCAGAGAGTGCCACAGGAAAAGCCAGGAGGGGCAAGGAAGACAACTGATAATTCAATCAGTAAGGTGAAGGACAGCATCTAATGAAGAAATAGTGCAGTCAGGTGCTAGAAGATGTCAAAATAGggagaacagaaggaaaatgagGAGCTGGACAGAAAGTATCAAGAGAGGTGATAATGCAGACTCAAAAATTGAATGGTCTGGGATGAAGGCAATCTCTGGGAGTTGTTGCTGAACTAGAAAATCTAGGGTAGAAAACTTGAAGGAAATGAGGTGCTAAGCTTCCAGTATGGGTTCGTGATAAGAAGGTAACAGTGAGACTGGAAAGGGTTGGGAAATGTAACATCTCAATTATGAAGCCAAAGCTCTTGAATGGACCTGGATGGACTCGAGGGCATGAAGCCTTTGGTAACTGTAGGATGGAGAAATGGGCACTCTACACTGGAGGAAGGGAAACACACCCTCTGATGCTCTGGCATAGGTTGGTGAGGAGAAAGGATTAGGTTGAGAGCAATAAAATACTCACGTTGAGTGGCTGGGAAGGGGAGATCTGTGGGATGAAAAGTCCAGTTTCAGCATGGATTAGGGCTGGACACATGGTGAAGCTATAACATGAGGGACATTATTAAGAAATATGAGGTGTTCATTCAGGGAATGAAACAGGAAGATCCCAGGACTGGTGTGTACTGCTGAAGACTGGAGATGTAGGTTTGGGGCAGGAAGACTGGAGGACCTGGAGCAGACCTGGGCCATGGGCTGACACCGTAGGTAGGATTTGAGCTCTGGACTAAGCAGAGTTGGAGGATGGGAGTTATCTGACAGGGCTGGGATTTTACAATGAGGTGGGAACTCTGGGGTAGTGGAAGTTATAGGTAGGTAGGTGGGGTGAATCAAGCTCTGTGACGGGGCAAGAGCAACATAGATCCATGGACCAGTCCAGTAGTAGGGCAGCAACAACAAGGATTCTGGCAGTGAAGAAGGGAGAAGAAATGGAcagtgcaaacacacacatagaTGCCCCAAGCCCCTGTACTCCTCTTTTGCTGCTGGAAACAAtgacagccccaggcctgtccaGACGGTGATGTGCAATAAGTCTGTCATTCCCTAAAAAGCAAGCAGAGGCTGCTATGGCAATAGCAATTCATCCCGACTTACTGAGAGGAGGGGCCTAATGATAAAAGATCTCTCATTTGCAGTTTGACAAACTGCTCTCTGAAAAGCTGCCATTGCATATGGAATATCACCAAAACCCTGGATTTAAAACAGTACTTTCAAAATAGAGTTCTGATTTTAGAAGGTCCAGACTAATGGAGACGGAAAGCACAGCCTGGAATGTAGACTTCCGTGAAATAGATAATTTCAACCTTTCTAAAACAGGTAAGAGAAACATTTATTAAGTATTAATTGCACATGTATTCTACAAAGCAATATAATTTTCACTATTTAGCTATTACACACTgattaatacatatatatatgaataaatgtcatatttttaaagtactttttcACAAATATTGTCTTTGGTAGGTAAATTCTTTCTATTTTTCTATCCAACTTTCTTTCTACTGTAGCTTATGTTTGCCATGTAGGACTTCATTAACTCTCAAGTAAGTACATCAACATcgttttttaatgaaagaaatagTAGCTTAATCACATTAAAGACCGAGTCATTAAGAGGAATGGAACTGGATATTAGCACAATCCACTTGCCTAATTGCGTACAAATACTGCTGTATGTTACTTATTGTTCCCATCATACTAGTATGTGTAATATGCTAAATGCAGTTGAACTCAAATATGTGAAATGTTCCATTTAATACTCACATTGCATTATATCCTTTCATATCAATTCAGTTGAACATAAAAAGGGAATGCATGAGATGATTACTTAACAAGTAGGATGTTAAAGTAAAAATTGCAAATAATGCTTGATATTTTTATAAAGGAACCTAGGACTCACTGTAAAATGCTTTACTCATTTGATAAGATGAACTAGAAGGGTACATTTGAGAGCATatgtaaaagaaatatatttgtgtATGAGTAGTCAGAAATGTGGAAAACCTATCTGGTGACTGGATTAGATTTGCACTAGATTCAAACACAGTTGCAAACAGTGACACAATGTCTCTTAGGTCCAAAAGAAGTTTCCTCAAAAAGTAACTTTTTACTGAAACAAGGTCTTCTATCTACTCCAAGACTTCTGAGGCCACAACACAGGTCCAAGGGGGACACATGGAAGGAAACACTTGACAATTCATGGCCCTACAACAAACCAAGCACTAAATCAGCTCCTCAGCTGAAACTCATGATTTTCTGTAACAGTGAGCAGATGCTGTCAGGAACAATGACAGAGGAGCTTGTAGATACTCATTCTGAGAGTCACATTTCATTCAGGTCCAGGAGAAGAGACAACCCAAGAGGCAGGTACAAAAACAGCGTCAATCAAACAGGTCACTTCTTTACAAATTAAAACTTTTCTAGCATCTTTAGATCCACAGTCCATAAAATGGTTGGTTTCATTAGATTGCTTCTAACAGGAGAAACACAAAGTTCTTACCCATTAATTTAAGCATGCTTTCTTGTCTTAATTATGAGTGATGGAGCCCATAAACTTCAACCCTTTCCTGGGCATATATGTAGCATTCTAATATCAAGTCCTTTATAAAATCAGAGGTATCCCATTAATTTTGGATGCCACATCATGTGATTGCTCTTTCTATCCATTTAACATTCATGGCCATCTACATCAATGGCTGAAACTGTTCTGCTGAAAAATTAATATCAATaaattagaagtatttttttaGCCTTGAAAGCCCAGTCTTACTTGCTTCAAAGTCTGGAAAGTCTGTTCTTAGCACTAACACCATAGGCCATCCCTCACCTGCCCTCACCTGGTGTTCTTGTTCATTCTGCCACTGCTAAGGTGTGTGTATGTGCGTTTGCTGGCTTTGTTTAAGAATACCAGGACTCAGCAGTGAACAcagcaatgttaaaaaaaaaagaaagttttcttaaACTACAGATGCAAAATTTTGGACTTGAACTGCGAAGATGTTCTAGTCACATACTGTAGATTGAGTTATCCTGTTCGTGCTAAGATGATCTTCTGATGTTCTTCTCTTGCCTATTAGATTACCTCAGGAAAGGTTCCTTTTATCCCTGCACTCGCTCCCCTGTGCTCACCCTGTGAGTTGCAAAGCACCATTTCAAGAATCTAGTCTTGGTTACGGTCTCTAAGCTCTACTCTAATACAATGAATTAATAGGAGACAGGAAGAATATTTTAGAAATTCCAAATACGAATCCCAAGGCAGACACATGAGAAATGTCTATGCAAACACAGACATATTTTCTAATGACTCTCTGGTCTCCAAATGCACCTTACCCAGCTGTGCCATTCCAGTACCCTCTGCTACAAACTAACTTCACAGAGCTCAACGCTGGATGCAGTGCAGTGAACTGAAGGTCATGAAGGGAATAGGGGATTTATTAATATTAGTTCAGGTCTGTAACTGCCTTAAGGCAGGTACCAGGCTATGCATCCAGCCAACTTACAGCACAGTGGAGCAGGTGGCACAGCTGTCTCCTGCACTCCATTCAGACCTAGCTATAGTCCTTCTCCAGGAGCTTGATGAGATCAGGAACATTACAATTCCCTCACACAGCTATGGCCATGCTGTTTGTAGGCAGCTTAGGGCTTATTTTTCTGCCAACGCATCTTGGAATCACGTGCTTAGTGCCTCCATTCAGAATTATTGAAAAGGAAGGTAGAACCAAGATgattttaggaaaaatattatATAACTTTCCTACACATATTCAGAACCCTTTCAGCTGAACATACTATAAGTGCTAATTAGGTGCATTGTACCTGTTAGAGtggctacattttaaaaaatttacaGGGATATCTTCTGAActtcagctgaagaaaaaaataacacaaagttTGATTCCACAAAGGCTGTGGAGAAAAGTAGAGAAAGAGTGCAGCTACTCCAGGTTAAAGTACAGTGCTTCAATACTAAACAAAATACATCTCGAGAGCAAACACTCCCCACCTGTGAAATACACTGGAAGCAGAACAGATGGCTTTTGATCTGTATGCACTTTCAGGAAAGTCATTTGATTACTCTGGTCACTGACCTTCTAGAGAAAACTTTCCTTCTTAATTTCATTCCATACAGTCTGAACTAGCTTTTTGTCAGTTCACTGTCTAGatcaaaaataaatttgcaaagCACAATAACACAGTCTCTATTTCGCAGGTCTTCACTATAGCTTGTGTTTGTTATGTTCTGAATCGTGTCTGTGAAAACACCTTTGAAAAAGTCATGTTGCATTAAGGTAGACAGGAGAGCAAAACATTAGATTCGAATACTACCAACTTAATGGTTGAATCTGTTCGAAAATTTTCAAGGAATTGATAACAttttgaaaaagtattttcttccatTCAAAGTGTGCTTTGTACTGAGTAAAATTTTATCCTGTCATCCTTTCAAGAACTGTGGTCAACTGATCTATAAATGGCTACTTGGATGACCTTCATAAAAAGCTCCTACTTGGACAGACCTTACAGTTTGGCATCTGCTGCATCACTTGGAGAGAGGTTGTAGAAACATGACAAACTGCAGTTGGTGACAGCTCATTCTGGCAGAATattccagtctttttttttttttttcaggagtacAAAATAATTGGGATTAAATGTTAGACTTCGCAAGCATAACAGTCTTGCTTTGAAAAATACACTGCAGATCTGTATTCCAGATATTCCTTACAGGCACTAGTACGAATCAGTCCAAAAGACGGAGACAAAATTAATTCTCTCCAACCCTACAATAAGGACAATGTTTTGGGCTGGGACATTAATTTACagaagaatatttaaaaaaaaaaaaaaaaagtagtttgttCAGCTTGTTCAGTGTTTTAGATGGAAAGACTGGTGGCCTTCAAGAGAAGCATGAGCTCATCCTGATGCGTTTTGATATCATCTTCTGTATCTCAGTCACAGCCCACTGCAGGTGCCCACACTAGACATATCTCTAGGCCCAGTATGGACACTCAAGGCATTCAAAGCAAGGATGGAATGAGGGGGGCAATGACCATCCTCTCCTCTGCTTCTTCCAAAGCTGGACACAGACACATCAGTGGCCAGGGGGATGTTGTTGATACTGAGagtgtgtgctttttttctctctgtcaagTACTACACCAAATATTAGAGGAAAAAAGACTATAAAGTTTAGGTTAAAAGTTCATGAAGGTCTGCCTGTGCTGATGTTCCTGTAGAGTAAGATTTGAGTGCTATCTACCTggaatttacatttattttcacatAGAAGAGTGTGTGTACATTATTTTGTATTCTGAACTCTTTTGCCCATTCAAACATGCTTGGTTTAACTTAAGAGTTTTGAATTTTAAATTCAATACATCTAAttcaacttttattttaaaagctgttggTCTCTCTTTTCCCTTCAGGCACGCTCCACGGAAGGACGATGAACGGTACATGCACTATTTACATTTGCAGTAAAAATCCTAAGCTGCAGTGGTACTGTTATTTGCTGATTCTGGTTTGCCTTTTCACTTTATTAGTAGGATTTCTCGGCAATATACTTGCACTACGACATTATGTGTACTGCATGAAGACATGGACTACCAATactatatttctatttaatttggcACTGTGTGACTTCACTTGGACTCTCATGGCAcctttttcagtttattatagTCTCCAAAACATAGCTCTCTATTCCAGTCCAGAATTTTTTcatattataaatatattttttagtaTTAATATCTATGGAAGTGTCTATTTCCTGACACTTATCAGTTTTGACAGATATGTAGGTGCTGTCCATCCTATCACTTCGTTAACATGGTGGGACAAAGGAAAGGCCATGTTTTGTACCATCGCGGTATGGATCTTCATAGTGTTTGCATCAATGCCAGAGATCTACTACGCAGTTGCAGCTGGAACAAAAGACGAATTAATAGATTCCCTGGATGGCACTGAAGGACATTTACAATTTGAAGTGCCATTCATGGTCTCCAAGATCGTACTGAGATTCCTAATTCCAATCACAGTCATATTTACATGCTACATGTTGACTCTCAAAGCTTTACTACAACTCAGTAAACGTCAGCAAAGAAGGAACAGACTTGTTAGACCTCTGTTACTGATTTCAGCCGCTATGATTGTATTTGCTGTTTCTTTCATACCTTATCATGTTATGATGATGGTAATACTAATTTATAGAACTAATTGCCAACCACCCTGTAGAAACATAAGCACATTAACTGCCATTTTTAAAGTCACAGAGATCATCTGCAGCATCAATAGTTGCCTCGACCCAATCATTTTTTCAGTAGCAAATCAGACACTCTATCAAAGAATTAAAACTAGAAGATGTCACCACAAATGCCAGTGCTGCTGTTGTCTGACCGGAAGGGTAAGGGACACTACTCTGTCCCCAAGAACAATGACTTAAACACCAGTGTACAAAGACACACATCTCTCCCTGCCTGTTTGTCTCTGTGTCATCAGCCCTGTTTAAAATTCGGTCTCCTGTATTGTGCAGCACCCTCTTGAGTAAGCAAGAATACACAGCAATGAAGAGTAAAACTTAATGTGTACATCAACTAGAAAAGAAACACTAGTAACTCCTGGCTTTACAGAATTGGCATTTTAAATATCCTTGTCATAAATATACCTTAATTTATTGTGAAATAGAACTTCTTACCTGTATGTACATGTGATATGGAATGAAGAATGAAGAAAAGTTTTAACTGGCTACTCTAATTCTTGGCCAGAACAATACAGTAAGATAAGAGCACACAGTGTTGAGGAGCTTACTTTTCATCTGTTTGTAAGTGCTGCTGTGATTGGACTACACAATTAATAATAACCATGATGGTTAAGAGTTGAAGTTCTTGAGGACTTGCCGAGAGGTTTTCCACAAGTACTTCATTTTAATACTGCTTGCACTAGAGGTCCACTAACACAGCCAGTGGAACCTCATTAACTTGGGTAAGTGCAGCGCATTtccgaaaacaaacaaaaaccaaacagcaagaTGAAGTCCCTGAGCATAGTCAGGGCCACAGAGAATCCGCTCGTGAAGCAAACAAGCAGGGACTGAAGATCGTTGTTAAATTCTCCCCCAGGCAGCAGAGGTTTCAAAGCAACAGGtggggcacactggtggctcccCCAAACCCCGGGCAATTACAGCTGTTTCTCAGAACTGTTCTGCTTCCCGGGAGTATGTTGTTCTGCCATGAACTCTAATCTCATCAACAGGGAGAACTGTGCACAGGAAAAGTCTACAATACAGAGGTGGCTGAGCTGCAAGACTAAAGGAACACTGCTACACAGgagtgctgctcctgctgctcctcctgctcctttaGGGTCTTAGCATCACAGTTTCAGGACAGTCTAAGATAATTAGTCTATAGTGCATTTCAATCATTAAAATAGCACAACATATAGTCATCAAAACATCTATCTTCAAGAGTCATTAACTGTGTTTTTTCAACAAAATAATCACGTTCCATAATCAACCACCTGCTGAGCTGTTTTCTTGCCAAGTCCCACACACTACCGTGTTAATTGTGAAAACCCATGTAGCAGTGAGCAAGTTAACTTTCTTTTCAGAAGTTACTATTGACAAAGTACTTTTTAATATACTTCGTACAGTGTCTTAATTCTTTAATTTCCACAGTTCTAAGATAATTTTGTCC
Proteins encoded in this region:
- the LOC136101215 gene encoding P2Y purinoceptor 1-like, translated to METESTAWNVDFREIDNFNLSKTGTLHGRTMNGTCTIYICSKNPKLQWYCYLLILVCLFTLLVGFLGNILALRHYVYCMKTWTTNTIFLFNLALCDFTWTLMAPFSVYYSLQNIALYSSPEFFHIINIFFSINIYGSVYFLTLISFDRYVGAVHPITSLTWWDKGKAMFCTIAVWIFIVFASMPEIYYAVAAGTKDELIDSLDGTEGHLQFEVPFMVSKIVLRFLIPITVIFTCYMLTLKALLQLSKRQQRRNRLVRPLLLISAAMIVFAVSFIPYHVMMMVILIYRTNCQPPCRNISTLTAIFKVTEIICSINSCLDPIIFSVANQTLYQRIKTRRCHHKCQCCCCLTGRVRDTTLSPRTMT